One Centroberyx gerrardi isolate f3 chromosome 6, fCenGer3.hap1.cur.20231027, whole genome shotgun sequence genomic region harbors:
- the gpr4 gene encoding G-protein coupled receptor 4 gives MCNISFCDVDSKVDQYFQPTLYIVVIVLGLPTNCMALWAAYMQVRQRNELGIYLINLSVADLLYITTLPLWIDYFLQHDHWIHGQESCKLFGFIFYTNIYVSIAFLCCISLDRYLAVAYPLRFAKVRRVKTAVVVSAVVWIIEIVANSAPLFHDELFQDRFNHTFCFEKYPMQDWVAGMNLYRTFLGFLAPWTAMLVAYRGILVAVRCNVSTERQEKAKIQRLALSLILIVLLCFGPYHVLLLWRSVMFLRKPCDCGSEENLFAAYHVSLALTSLNCVADPILYCFVNEGARNDVGRALSALLAAACHRGSSSSPSHADILNAGSVTMETPLSAKKQPCVYGDGGKTSSYKTELVALKEECLQMSILGVRK, from the exons ATGTGCAACATCTCGTTCTGTGATGTGGACAGTAAGGTGGACCAGTACTTCCAGCCCACGCTCTACATCGTAGTCATCGTTCTGGGCCTGCCCACTAACTGCATGGCCCTGTGGGCTGCCTACATGCag GTACGCCAACGCAACGAGCTCGGCATCTACCTGATCAACCTGTCGGTGGCCGACCTCCTCTACATCACCACTCTTCCCCTGTGGATCGACTACTTCCTGCAGCACGACCACTGGATCCACGGTCAGGAGAGCTGCAAGCTGTTCGGCTTCATCTTCTACACCAACATCTACGTCAGCATCGCCTTCCTCTGCTGCATATCTCTGGACAGGTACCTGGCCGTGGCGTACCCTCTGCGCTTCGCTAAGGTCCGACGAGTCAAAACAG cTGTCGTGGTCAGCGCGGTGGTGTGGATCATTGAGATCGTAGCCAACTCCGCCCCTCTCTTCCACGATGAGCTCTTCCAGGATCGATTCAACCACACCTTCTGCTTTGAGAAGTATCCCATGCAGGACTGGGTGGCTGGGATGAACCTGTACAGAACATTTCTGGGCTTCCTCGCTCCCTGGACAGCCATGCTGGTCGCCTACCGCGGCATCCTGGTGGCGGTGCGCTGCAACGTCTCCACGGAGCGGCAGGAAAAGGCCAAAATTCAGCGCCTGGCGTTAAGCCTCATCCTGATCGTTCTGCTCTGCTTCGGGCCGTACCACGTCCTTCTCCTCTGGCGGAGCGTCATGTTTCTAAGGAAGCCGTGTGACTGCGGCTCGGAGGAGAACTTGTTCGCGGCGTACCACGTCTCGTTGGCGCTGACCAGCCTCAACTGCGTCGCCGACCCCATTTTGTACTGCTTCGTCAACGAGGGGGCCAGGAACGACGTCGGGCGGGCCCTCTCCGCGTTGTTGGCTGCGGCCTGCCACAggggctcctcctcctcaccgtcGCACGCAGACATTCTCAACGCCGGCTCGGTGACCATGGAAACGCCGCTGTCGGCAAAGAAGCAGCCGTGCGTGTACGGCGACGGAGGCAAGACGAGCAGCTACAAGACGGAGCTGGTGGCTCTGAAGGAGGAGTGTCTACAGATGTCCATCCTCGGTGTCAGGAAATGA